From Nicotiana tabacum cultivar K326 chromosome 15, ASM71507v2, whole genome shotgun sequence, the proteins below share one genomic window:
- the LOC107828591 gene encoding uncharacterized protein LOC107828591 — MAMQAGVGLTKIVFIVGAGYTGTLLFKNGKLSDVIGELQNLVRSYEKSGESDGGESDVIAAQVRRLAMEVRQLASARPITVLNGSSSGNWTSLIVPAAAVGALGYGYMWWKGLSFSDLMYVTKKNMATAVSNLTKHLEHVSDALAATKKHLTQRIENVDGKLDEQMEMSKLLRNEVNGVRGDLSKIDCDLDELKGLVYGLDGKLLSLEGKQNLTNAGVMYLCDFISGKRVKMPETLQEQLKTVGNSIPSLMGLKELADSSPQAMNSIFITEIVQDGTDKLLEPPRPLLRTASIRC, encoded by the exons ATGGCTATGCAAGCTGGAGTAGGCTTAACTAAGATCGTATTTATCGTCGGAGCtg GGTATACAGGTACTTTGCTTTTCAAAAACGGTAAATTATCTGATGTGATAGGCGAGCTTCAG AATTTGGTAAGAAGTTATGAAAAATCAGGGGAGTCAGATGGTGGAGAATCGGATGTCATTGCTGCACAG GTTCGTAGGTTGGCAATGGAGGTTCGGCAGTTGGCTTCGGCACGACCAATTACTGTTCTAAATGGAAGTTCTAGCG GTAATTGGACATCTCTGATAGTGCCAGCTGCTGCAGTGGGTGCCTTAGGTTATGGATACATGTGGTGGAAG GGTCTGTCATTCTCGGACCTTATGTATGTAACGAAAAAGAACATGGCAACTGCTGTGTCAAATCTGACAAAACATCTGGAGCATGTCTCAGATGCTCTTGCT GCCACAAAGAAGCATTTGACACAGCGAATTGAGAACGTGGATGGGAAATTGGATGAGCAAATGGAGATGTCAAAACTATTAAGGAATGAG GTTAATGGTGTGCGTGGTGATCTATCCAAGATTGACTGTGATTTGGATGAATTAAAAGGGTTGGTTTATGGTCTG GATGGCAAGTTACTATCCTTGGAAGGCAAGCAG AACCTTACAAATGCTGGTGTCATGTACCTGTGCGATTTTATCAGTGGGAAAAGGGTGAAGATGCCTGAAACACTGCAG GAACAACTTAAAACCGTGGGCAACTCTATTCCTAGTCTAATG GGCCTTAAAGAGCTTGCTGACTCCTCACCGCAAGCAATGAACAGCATATTTATTACAGAAATTGTGCAAGATGGTACTGATAAGTTGTTAGAGCCACCTAGGCCCCTATTGAG GACGGCCTCTATCAGGTGCTGA